Proteins encoded within one genomic window of Augochlora pura isolate Apur16 chromosome 11, APUR_v2.2.1, whole genome shotgun sequence:
- the Ppan gene encoding brix domain-containing protein peter pan isoform X2, with the protein MGRRKKGRCVKKNKHINLEENPDLVKAPHSFVIHRGLPGEHIAELTRDFRKIMEPFTAASLKERKRNTIKDFLSVASLLHVTHMCIFTRAEQGMYFKLCRLPRGPTLSFKVHSFSLARDVVSMLKKQMVFEELFKNSPLVVLNNFSGEGMQLKLIASMFQNMFPTINLTSVNLSTIRRCLCLNYNPTSKTIDLRHYAIRVVPVGLSKGIKKIVQAKIPNLSKCDDFSEFLTKGTVSESEAEDDPASQVTLPQTLSSRGNHASNTSAIRLSELGPRLTLELIKIEDGLLDGEVLFHEYVHKSEEEKLLIKKKREEKKKLKEKRKKIQEQNKRRKDKEKEEHKEKSLKGIQKKKESELIMQRLAKESVEENTVEEDDDAQYYRDEVGEEPDKDLFQKKVGEKRPKKFAPKYKMKKAKPNES; encoded by the exons ATGGGTCGCCGCAAAAAG GGTCgatgtgtaaaaaaaaataaacatattaatcTGGAAGAAAATCCAGATTTGGTAAAGGCACCACATTCATTTGTTATTCATCGTGGTTTACCCGGAGAGCACATAGCGGAGCTCACTCGAGATTTCCGTAAAATTATGGAACCATTTACAGCTGCATCGTtgaaagaaaggaaacgaaacACTATTAAAGATTTCCTGTCTGTTGCAAGCCTGCTTCATGTTACTCACATGTGTATTTTCACAAGAGCAGAACAAGGAATGTATTTTAAACTATGCAG ATTACCAAGAGGACCAACTCTATCATTTAAAGTACATAGCTTCTCTTTGGCTCGTGATGTGGTATCCATGTTGAAAAAACAAATGGTCTTTGaagaactttttaaaaattctccaCTAGtagtattaaacaattttagtggtgaaGGTATGCAGTTGAAGCTTATTGCTTCTATGTTTCAAAATATGTTTCCCACAATAAATTTAACTTCG gTAAATTTAAGTACAATTCGCAGATGTCTGTGCTTGAATTACAATCCAACATCAAAAACAATTGATCTCAGACATTATGCTATCAGAGTTGTACCTGTTGGTTTGTCAAAAGGTATTAAGAAGATAGTGCAAGCTAAGATACCAAATTTATCTAAATGCGATGATTTTTCCGAGTTTCTGACGAAAGGAACAGTCTCCGAAAGTGAAGCTGAAGATGATCCTGCAAGCCAGGTTACGTTACCGCAAACTTTGTCTTCCCGTGGTAATCACGCAAGTAATACAAGTGCAATTAGATTGTCCGAGTTAGGCCCCAGATTAACGTTAGAG ttaattaaaattgaagacgGACTCTTGGATGGTGAAGTACTTTTCCACGAATATGTTCACAAATCGGAAGAGGAGAAATTGCTGATAAAGAAGaaacgagaagaaaagaagaagttgaaagaaaagaggaaaaagattCAAGAACAAAACAAAAGACGAAAAGATAAAGAGAAGGAAGAACATAAAGAAAAATCACTAAAAGGAAtacagaagaagaaagaaagtgaACTGATAATGCAGAGGCTTGCAAAGGAATCGGTTGAAGAGAACACGGTGGAAGAGGACGATGATGCTCAATATTATCGCGATGAAGTAGGAGAAGAACCAGATAAAG ATCTTTTTCAGAAAAAAGTTGGTGAAAAGAGACCGAAAAAATTCGCACCTAAATATAAGATGAAAAAAGCAAAGCCTAACGAATCGTGA
- the Ppan gene encoding brix domain-containing protein peter pan isoform X1 — protein sequence MRFLSKSICIRCHFKVFSFIWLCVLPTSSPRPRSLNMETKDQNGYICSCRVDIVNPHMSRLPFIQISYFVSCVMALHHSFSTVCHTFHASYCTISHSDCKQGRTQLIQQYFTDRYRLICCDNMGSDETISSVSGRQLLVSPKYEFGHFQDTFNWVECLSKTYPNRTYFFNLRTRCRTWTKPVPDHIKLQRFPKERIRRPNLTSNIIDEPLMILSSESDDDRQSLITKHKRNFRRSKEEISDWLYHCADTIEVLCSAQDPSTDALQNVVNALDFLEINSSTSDNGTDIVEENKQPTDDNNDSTSSTECSESRKLVKNHFAPRLQKIESKHLLKEKPGTKRKGQVPQVKLIPKKPKKIVSEMYGTTTINHDAVELDLPPGVKVTNLSDSSTSSFMWQKEHATPFVPVNIQFPDIVVGEVNLSSDSSSSSSSTSSSSSTSSSTSSTSSDSSETTSDCDSITSEGEQTSSNNSIKNCCKELSNILIKK from the exons ATGAGGTTCCTCTCAAAAAGTATTTGTATTCGTTGTCATTTTAAGGTGTTTTCGTTTATCTGGTTATGCGTCCTTCCGACATCCTCTCCACGACCAAGGTCATTGAATATGGAAACAAAAGATCAAAATGGATACATATGTTCATGTCGTGTCGATATCGTCAATCCACATATGTCTCGATTACCTTTCATTCAGATTTCTTACTTCGTTAGCTGTGTGATGGCGCTACATCATTCTTTTTCGACAGTTTGTCACACGTTCCATGCTTCCTATTGCACTATATCGCACAGTGATTGTAAACAGGGTAGAACGCAATTAATTCAGCAGTATTTTACTGATCGTTATAGATTGATTTGTTGCGATAACATGGGATCCGACGAGACAATAAGCTCCGTGTCTGGCAGGCAGTTACTAGTTTCACCGAAATACGAATTCGGTCATTTTCAAGACACCTTCAACTGGGTAGAATGCCTTTCGAAAACTTATCCGAATCGCACTTATTTCTTTAACTTGAGGACACGTTGTCGAACGTGGACGAAACCGGTACCGGATCATATCAAGCTTCAACGTTTCCCTAAAGAA AGAATACGTCGTCCGAACTTGACGTCCAACATAATCGACGAACCTTTGATGATCTTATCGTCGGAAAGCGATGATGACCGCCAATCATTAATCACTAAGCACAAGCGCAATTTTCGGAGATCGAAGGAAGAAATTTCCGATTGGTTATATCACTGTGCAGATACCATTGAGGTACTTTGTTCCGCACAAGATCCTTCAACAGATGCACTGCAGAACGTCGTAAACGCGTTAGactttctcgaaataaattcttctactTCGGACAATGGGACAGATAttgtagaagaaaataaacagCCTACAGACGACAACAATGACTCCACCTCATCGACTGAATGCAGCGAATCCAgaaaacttgttaaaaacCATTTTGCTCCTCGCttgcaaaaaattgaaagcaaACACTTGTTGAAAGAAAAACCTGgaacaaaaagaaagggaCAAGTTCCGCAGGTGAAATTGATCCCAAAAAAACCAAAGAAAATCGTCTCCGAAATGTACGGCACGACAACGATTAATCACGATGCTGTCGAACTGGATCTACCGCCTGGCGTCAAGGTGACGAATCTTAGCGACAGCAGCACAAGTTCCTTTATGTGGCAGAAGGAACACGCGACACCCTTTGTTCCCGTTAATATTCAGTTTCCCGACATCGTGGTAGGCGAGGTCAACCTTTCGAGCGACTCGAGTTCTTCCTCTAGCTCCACTTCTTCCTCTAGCTCCACTTCTTCCAGTACCTCTTCTACGTCTTCCGATTCGAGCGAAACTACGAGTGATTGTGACTCGATAACCTCCGAGGGAGAACAAACTTCGtcgaataattctataaaGAATTGTTGTAAAGAacttagtaatatattaataaaaaaataa
- the Ppan gene encoding brix domain-containing protein peter pan isoform X3, which translates to MRESPLNTQTGHMRRLICCDNMGSDETISSVSGRQLLVSPKYEFGHFQDTFNWVECLSKTYPNRTYFFNLRTRCRTWTKPVPDHIKLQRFPKERIRRPNLTSNIIDEPLMILSSESDDDRQSLITKHKRNFRRSKEEISDWLYHCADTIEVLCSAQDPSTDALQNVVNALDFLEINSSTSDNGTDIVEENKQPTDDNNDSTSSTECSESRKLVKNHFAPRLQKIESKHLLKEKPGTKRKGQVPQVKLIPKKPKKIVSEMYGTTTINHDAVELDLPPGVKVTNLSDSSTSSFMWQKEHATPFVPVNIQFPDIVVGEVNLSSDSSSSSSSTSSSSSTSSSTSSTSSDSSETTSDCDSITSEGEQTSSNNSIKNCCKELSNILIKK; encoded by the exons ATGCGCGAAAGCCCACTAAATACCCAAACTGGACATATGCGCAG ATTGATTTGTTGCGATAACATGGGATCCGACGAGACAATAAGCTCCGTGTCTGGCAGGCAGTTACTAGTTTCACCGAAATACGAATTCGGTCATTTTCAAGACACCTTCAACTGGGTAGAATGCCTTTCGAAAACTTATCCGAATCGCACTTATTTCTTTAACTTGAGGACACGTTGTCGAACGTGGACGAAACCGGTACCGGATCATATCAAGCTTCAACGTTTCCCTAAAGAA AGAATACGTCGTCCGAACTTGACGTCCAACATAATCGACGAACCTTTGATGATCTTATCGTCGGAAAGCGATGATGACCGCCAATCATTAATCACTAAGCACAAGCGCAATTTTCGGAGATCGAAGGAAGAAATTTCCGATTGGTTATATCACTGTGCAGATACCATTGAGGTACTTTGTTCCGCACAAGATCCTTCAACAGATGCACTGCAGAACGTCGTAAACGCGTTAGactttctcgaaataaattcttctactTCGGACAATGGGACAGATAttgtagaagaaaataaacagCCTACAGACGACAACAATGACTCCACCTCATCGACTGAATGCAGCGAATCCAgaaaacttgttaaaaacCATTTTGCTCCTCGCttgcaaaaaattgaaagcaaACACTTGTTGAAAGAAAAACCTGgaacaaaaagaaagggaCAAGTTCCGCAGGTGAAATTGATCCCAAAAAAACCAAAGAAAATCGTCTCCGAAATGTACGGCACGACAACGATTAATCACGATGCTGTCGAACTGGATCTACCGCCTGGCGTCAAGGTGACGAATCTTAGCGACAGCAGCACAAGTTCCTTTATGTGGCAGAAGGAACACGCGACACCCTTTGTTCCCGTTAATATTCAGTTTCCCGACATCGTGGTAGGCGAGGTCAACCTTTCGAGCGACTCGAGTTCTTCCTCTAGCTCCACTTCTTCCTCTAGCTCCACTTCTTCCAGTACCTCTTCTACGTCTTCCGATTCGAGCGAAACTACGAGTGATTGTGACTCGATAACCTCCGAGGGAGAACAAACTTCGtcgaataattctataaaGAATTGTTGTAAAGAacttagtaatatattaataaaaaaataa
- the Ppan gene encoding brix domain-containing protein peter pan isoform X4, whose product MGSDETISSVSGRQLLVSPKYEFGHFQDTFNWVECLSKTYPNRTYFFNLRTRCRTWTKPVPDHIKLQRFPKERIRRPNLTSNIIDEPLMILSSESDDDRQSLITKHKRNFRRSKEEISDWLYHCADTIEVLCSAQDPSTDALQNVVNALDFLEINSSTSDNGTDIVEENKQPTDDNNDSTSSTECSESRKLVKNHFAPRLQKIESKHLLKEKPGTKRKGQVPQVKLIPKKPKKIVSEMYGTTTINHDAVELDLPPGVKVTNLSDSSTSSFMWQKEHATPFVPVNIQFPDIVVGEVNLSSDSSSSSSSTSSSSSTSSSTSSTSSDSSETTSDCDSITSEGEQTSSNNSIKNCCKELSNILIKK is encoded by the exons ATGGGATCCGACGAGACAATAAGCTCCGTGTCTGGCAGGCAGTTACTAGTTTCACCGAAATACGAATTCGGTCATTTTCAAGACACCTTCAACTGGGTAGAATGCCTTTCGAAAACTTATCCGAATCGCACTTATTTCTTTAACTTGAGGACACGTTGTCGAACGTGGACGAAACCGGTACCGGATCATATCAAGCTTCAACGTTTCCCTAAAGAA AGAATACGTCGTCCGAACTTGACGTCCAACATAATCGACGAACCTTTGATGATCTTATCGTCGGAAAGCGATGATGACCGCCAATCATTAATCACTAAGCACAAGCGCAATTTTCGGAGATCGAAGGAAGAAATTTCCGATTGGTTATATCACTGTGCAGATACCATTGAGGTACTTTGTTCCGCACAAGATCCTTCAACAGATGCACTGCAGAACGTCGTAAACGCGTTAGactttctcgaaataaattcttctactTCGGACAATGGGACAGATAttgtagaagaaaataaacagCCTACAGACGACAACAATGACTCCACCTCATCGACTGAATGCAGCGAATCCAgaaaacttgttaaaaacCATTTTGCTCCTCGCttgcaaaaaattgaaagcaaACACTTGTTGAAAGAAAAACCTGgaacaaaaagaaagggaCAAGTTCCGCAGGTGAAATTGATCCCAAAAAAACCAAAGAAAATCGTCTCCGAAATGTACGGCACGACAACGATTAATCACGATGCTGTCGAACTGGATCTACCGCCTGGCGTCAAGGTGACGAATCTTAGCGACAGCAGCACAAGTTCCTTTATGTGGCAGAAGGAACACGCGACACCCTTTGTTCCCGTTAATATTCAGTTTCCCGACATCGTGGTAGGCGAGGTCAACCTTTCGAGCGACTCGAGTTCTTCCTCTAGCTCCACTTCTTCCTCTAGCTCCACTTCTTCCAGTACCTCTTCTACGTCTTCCGATTCGAGCGAAACTACGAGTGATTGTGACTCGATAACCTCCGAGGGAGAACAAACTTCGtcgaataattctataaaGAATTGTTGTAAAGAacttagtaatatattaataaaaaaataa